Proteins encoded together in one Scheffersomyces stipitis CBS 6054 chromosome 5, complete sequence window:
- the WHI3 gene encoding Protein involved in regulation of cell size putative RNA binding protein (Protein involved in regulation of cell size whi (Wee) mutants give small cell size putative RNA binding protein): MSAMSEPNNIHQFHPLPSNGSLLPTNQQQQHQQQHQQQHQQQHPQHQQPLGGSISGTSAQPSVAGPHGPPLLSAINSTYPSANPGTSTSNLLVLGNIPTDLSKREATLIFSLVIDEVLGIEVKDYKIYVYFKNGNTCLTTGKLIDGKFIFGSEYPPVKVEYDSSSSVLSSPQNIHNTSTAFNSLRLSNANISPPNLNHPQLHHQSSNPALGPVGVNGQQQAVGGPSGTGASGASVPFDNFQKRQSIGNQRSRFVFSDPFSSAAASGPVSGPASNASVPPPASGSGTIDLTDLSGKSILLMESHNDAREYENLVRDPWGSNSSASAKAPSSGVPLGSNPQTPGVNVTAPFEWTNSSSNPTNASSNNNNNNTSNSNSSGSNPQNGSISATSGSSVSGSVSASADRRRTSSAFFTSSGTSNPAPIHSLTSSQAPQGSSLIGGQQPSVAPQTAASLLTHQTPASAPQGPTAAGLLASQTPQSQVQSQQGQQPQQSSQNVASLSGSSVTSSATSQVSQAAKLAVTSQPSQAQQLSQQLPASQQQSQQSQQPQPGATTPRSSAVAGSKDVPDLSLLARVPPPANPADQNPPCNTLYVGNLPPDATEAELRALFSPQKGFRRLSFRTKNQSSGTSGSSGTSGHNHGPMCFVEFEDVAHATRALAELYGRALPRPNGGNGKGGIRLSFSKNPLGVRGPGNPRRTSTNQIGGAATSSATGQVSSGNGNAVGNYGYSNYHQK; this comes from the coding sequence ATGTCCGCTATGTCTGAACCAAACAATATACACCAGTTCCACCCTTTGCCCTCTAACGGCTCGCTCTTGCCAacaaatcaacaacaacagcatcagcaacagcatcagcaacagcatcaacaacagcatCCTCAGCATCAACAACCTCTTGGTGGTTCCATCTCAGGGACTTCAGCGCAACCTCTGGTAGCTGGACCTCATGGTCCCCCACTTCTTTCTGCCATCAATAGCACATATCCTTCAGCTAATCCTGGAACATCtacttccaacttgttggttctCGGCAACATCCCCACGGATTTGTCCAAGAGAGAAGCGACTCTTATCTTCTCGTTGGTGATTGACGAAGTACTTGGAATCGAAGTAAAAGACTACAAAATCTACGTCTATTTCAAGAACGGAAACACTTGTTTGACGACCGGTAAATTGATAGATGGAAAGTTCATCTTTGGTAGCGAGTATCCTCCTGTGAAAGTTGAATACGATAGCAGTTCTTCTGTTTTGAGTTCTCCCCAGAATATCCACAATACTTCTACGGCATTCAACTCTTTAAGATTATCAAATGCGAACATATCTCCTCCAAACTTAAACCACCCACAGCTTCATCACCAGTCGTCTAATCCAGCTCTCGGTCCCGTGGGTGTAAATGGCCAGCAGCAAGCAGTTGGTGGTCCTTCTGGCACTGGAGCTTCAGGAGCTTCTGTGCCTTTTGACAATTTCCAAAAGAGACAGTCTATAGGCAACCAGAGATCGAGATTCGTATTTAGTGatcctttctcttctgctgcCGCTTCTGGACCTGTTTCTGGACCTGCATCAAATGCTCTGGTTCCTCCCCCAgcttctggctctggaaCCATAGACTTGACAGATTTGTCTGGTAAGTCTATTTTGTTGATGGAATCTCACAACGATGCCAGAGAGTACGAAAACTTGGTTAGAGATCCATGGGGATCCAATTCTTCTGCATCGGCCAAGGCCCCCTCTTCGGGTGTTCCTTTAGGCTCGAATCCTCAGACTCCTGGAGTAAATGTGACGGCTCCGTTTGAATGGacaaattcttcatctaatCCAACCAATGCAtcatccaacaacaacaataataataccagcaacagcaatagTAGTGGTAGCAATCCACAGAATGGTTCGATATCTGCTACTTCGGGGTCTTCTGTTTCAGGATCTGTTTCAGCTTCTGCTGACCgtagaagaacttcttctgcgTTCTTCACCAGTTCCGGTACCAGTAACCCAGCACCTATTCATAGCTTGACTTCTTCCCAGGCACCACAGGGTTCTTCTCTCATTGGAGGTCAACAGCCTTCTGTGGCTCCTCAAACTGCTGCTTCACTTTTGACACATCAAACTCCAGCTTCTGCTCCCCAGGGTCCAACAGCAGCAGGTTTATTAGCATCTCAAACTCCACAACTGCAAGTGCAATCTCAACAAGGGCAACAACCTCAGCAATCTCTGCAAAATGTAGCATCATTATCTGGGTCTTCTGTTACATCTTCTGCAACCAGCCAGGTGTCACAGGCTGCAAAATTGGCTGTTACTTCTCAGCCATCGCAAGCTCAACAGCTTTCACAACAGCTTCCAGCTTCACAGCAACAATCTCAACAGTCTCAACAGCCTCAGCCAGGTGCTACTACTCCTCGACTGAGCGCTGTAGCTGGCTCTAAGGATGTTCCAGATTTGTCTTTATTGGCCAGAGTACCTCCTCCAGCCAATCCTGCTGATCAGAATCCTCCTTGTAATACTTTGTACGTCGGTAATTTACCTCCAGATGCAACGGAAGCTGAGCTCCGTGCCTTGTTCCTGCCCCAGAAAGGGTTCCGTCGGTTGTCATTCCGTACGAAGAACCAATCGTCTGGGACTTCTGGCAGTTCTGGAACCTCTGGCCACAACCATGGTCCTATGTGCTTTGTAGAGTTTGAAGACGTAGCACATGCCACTAGAGCATTAGCTGAGTTGTATGGTCGTGCATTGCCAAGACCCAATGGAGGTAACGGAAAAGGAGGAATCAGATTGTCCTTCTCCAAAAACCCGTTGGGAGTCAGAGGTCCTGGTAATCCCAGAAGAACATCTACAAATCAGATTGGAGGTGCTGCTACTAGCTCTGCTACTGGACAAGTTTCTAGTGGCAACGGAAATGCTGTTGGGAATTATGGCTATCTGAACTACCACCAGAAATAG
- the TRS33 gene encoding Transport protein particle 33 kDa subunit (TRAPP 33 kDa subunit) gives MTEDILDTQSYVNNSCLQLLLQELVPTSIRVSHRLHDSTSTTGASLANSTEPTQADTQLSSVRNDLPGTVNVLESSLLNNDEVTLRIETYGYSLGLKLAEVLLYKNTTSGTKLVDILDIMKFVCRDVWKCLYNKQMDNLRTNHRGTFVLVDNNYKLIQKLNSPKGIHDTLAKSRVYLWLPCGIIRGILSSFGIESNVTAEITSFPAVTFNIHTGINN, from the coding sequence ATGACTGAAGATATTCTTGACACACAATCCTATGTCAACAACTCTTGTCTCCAGCtccttctccaagaactcGTGCCGACGTCGATTCGAGTGTCTCACAGACTCCACGATTCAACGTCTACCACAGGAGCTCTGTTAGCGAATCTGACAGAACCAACACAGGCCGACACACAGCTTTCATCGGTTCGAAATGATTTACCTGGAACGGTTAATGTTCTAGAGTCGTCTCTTCtcaacaacgacgaagTCACATTAAGAATAGAAACCTATGGATACAGTTTGGGGCTCAAGTTGGCTGAAGTGCTTCTCTATAAAAACACTACCAGTGGAACTAAGCTAGTGGATATATTGGATATTATGAAGTTCGTGTGTAGAGACGTGTGGAAATGTCTCTACAATAAGCAGATGGACAATTTGCGGACAAACCATAGAGGCACATTTGTATTGGTCGATAACAACTACAAGTTGattcagaaattgaacagTCCCAAAGGAATACACGACACTTTGGCTAAGAGCAGGGTATATTTGTGGCTACCTTGTGGAATCATACGAGGGATATTACTGAGTTTCGGCATTGAGCTGAACGTGACAGCTGAAATCACACTGTTTCCAGCCGTTACATTTAATATCCACACGGGCATCAACAATTAA
- the RPO32 gene encoding mitohcondrial RNA polymerase (go_function DNA binding; DNA-directed RNA polymerase activity~go_process transcription), whose product RTPNIHTSILINSFFQSVMQNDFNRSRKLLEKLRNKINTPDVKMASIHRVNYYSCFSLLLSNLISQGKVHIQNIKLLVDEATNEMNQLRTEIRSKLVLCVVNSLDDGVKYGGIYQQSIAKYAGALIKNFHIKPSQLAQEITKKETLDKLNRICAINSLTPKELPWVERVTSAIDNFKDDNGYVSLENLCRYIGYTRFANYDSNDSHKLKMFEIYDSLSTEKERADFIDNYLDFNKTREMILESNCLDLVENFDSIHLSKSRELQSIGHFKLIHSKMIYSWFESNVKELQRLKSKLKTVSVTTNLNEQEKILTKYLTYLELIPERALVTLFLSNMLSMTISSKEGGVKVVTLTKSLLSLFTRLLMKDKSFTNVKKTLLEFFNDKNDAARLIGALIDIFIHNCKFKIPPQQFEEFVQAQQLLRQYVEGDYKKDSHDNFDSFHSTLVPLEGKKTVGILRIHSYLYQQFKIYDSLAFNKSLYFPMLYPPKPWVSPTNGGYLLDLKPIITSSDIKTSMKYIDRANSSGQLNSTYEALNYLGSNAWAINSEVLQVFNEVMKLDEGFLKIPPTLKVLKTEEQEDYNDLKTKRILFNLVHVVANSYDVNGDMLFLPHNVDFRGRAYPMASLLTHYQEDAVRGIMMFWHSQPLGSTGLNWLKYQLAGVFGKDKLSFENRIQFVDENLESIRESAENPLSKNSWWKEADKPWQTLALCIELNRAYNYVEQGNKIEEFRSRMPVHQDGSCNGLQHYAALGADTAGGEAVNIVPNKENLSQRGDVYSSVLQIVIEKVQKDLTGEGNSDSSNSNFELSSIAMQILNRKLIKQTVMTTVYGVTTYGGASQIYLRIKDLIQEHEIKLHNDEKIDLEFLEKLRRYRRPLSLYLSKYVLNSISELFSGARIIQDWLVDNCFRAINSFDLETVDFIRHKSTTNNIPSFSSHTSFKPMMWTSLSGFPIVQLYKHSKSDVIPTSLQSISINKPQEIAPINKKKQMNAIAPNFIHSIDSIHMLMTCVAAKKANIPFVSVHDSFWTYPNHVDELSVLLREEFVRLHSSNIAENLREDLLYTMSKSFQLVWVYRAENAQLVDEIKELRKTYDISSYGGGTKIDKILYHELRQMTNDNSTGDKPFNRESTQSVQKILDKHNPTLYFRSRYNPKLVQQYDSSLESKLTKTFNRKEFTPVLVPVSILNCPPTGELDLSEVMKSRYFFS is encoded by the exons CGAACTCCGAATATTCATACCAGTATACTTATCAATAGCTTTTTCCAGTCAGTGATGCAGAATGACTTTAATCGGTCAAGAaagcttcttgaaaagttaCGAAATAAGATAAATACTCCAGATGTCAAGATGGCATCAATACATAGAGTGAATTATTACTCTTGCTTTCTGCTTTTACTATCCAATCTCATTTCTCAAGGAAAGGTCCATATCCAGAATATTAAGTTACTCGTTGACGA AGCAACTAATGAGATGAACCAATTACGCACAGAGATACGCTCCAAACTAGTTCTATGTGTTGTAAATAGCCTTGATGATGGAGTAAAGTATGGCGGGATATATCAGCAATCTATTGCTAAGTATGCTGGGGCTCTAATAAAGAATTTCCATATCAAACCATCTCAGCTAGCCCAGGAAATCACGAAGAAGGAGACGCTAGATAAGTTGAATAGAATTTGTGCGATTAACTCCTTAACACCCAAGGAATTGCCTTGGGTAGAAAGAGTTA CAAGTGCCATtgacaatttcaaagaTGACAATGGATATGTCAGTCTAGAGAATCTCTGTAGATATATTGGTTACACAAGATTTGCCAACTATGACAGTAACGACTCtcacaagttgaaaatgttTGAAATCTATGATTCTCTTTCgacagagaaagagagagCCGATTTCATCGACAACTATTTggatttcaacaaaacCAGAGAAATGATACTTGAATCAAACTGTCTTGATTTGGTAGAAAACTTTGATTCCATACAT CTTTCTAAAAGTAGAGAATTACAGAGTATTGGACACTTCAAGCTTATTCATTCCAAAATGATCTATTCGTGGTTTGAATCCAATGTTAAGGAATTACAAAGACTAAAGAGCAAACTCAAGACCGTTTCTGTTACTACTAACCTtaatgaacaagaaaaaataCTTACTAAATACCTCACGTATCTCGAACTTATTCCCGAGAGAGCTTTAGTGACATTATTTCTTTCCAATATGCTCTCAATGACAATCTCTTCTAAAGAAGGTGGAGTCAAAGTAGTTACCTTAACAAAATCCTTGTTATCTTTATTCACTCGATTGCTAATGAAAGACAAATCATTTACGAATGTAAAGAAGACACTTttagaatttttcaatgacAAAAATGATGCTGCAAGACTCATTGGAGCCTTGATCGACATATTCATTCACAATTGCAAGTTCAAAATCCCTCCACAGCAATTCGAGGAATTCGTGCAAGCAcagcaacttcttcgtcaataTGTGGAAGGTGACTATAAGAAAGATTCCCATGATAATTTCGATTCGTTTCATTCCACATTAGTTCCCTtagaaggaaagaaaacTGTGGGGATATTAAGAATTCACCTGTACTTGTATCAACAGTTCAAGATTTACGATTCTCTCGCATTCAATAAATCTTTATATTTTCCAATGTTGTACCCTCCCAAGCCATGGGTATCTCCTACCAATGGTGGATACTTGCTTGATTTGAAGCCAATAATCACTTCTTCGGACATTAAGACATCAATGAAATATATTGATAGGGCCAACTCTTCGGGACAATTAAATTCAACCTACGAAGCACTCAATTACCTAGGAAGTAATGCCTGGGCAATCAACTCAGAAGTGCTCCAAGTATTCAATGAAGTTATGAAACTAGACGAAGGATTTCTTAAAATTCCGCCCACTTTAAAGGTACTAaaaacagaagaacaagaagactaTAATGACCTCAAGACTAAACGgatattgttcaacttggttcACGTTGTTGCTAATAGCTACGATGTAAACGGAGACATGCTCTTCTTGCCACATAATGTCGACTTCCGGGGCCGCGCCTATCCTATGGCTTCTCTATTAACtcattatcaagaagacGCCGTGCGAGGTATAATGATGTTTTGGCATAGTCAACCTTTGGGTTCTACAGGTCTTAATTGGCTAAAGTACCAACTTGCTGGAGTGTTTGGAAAGGACAAGTTGTCATTTGAAAATAGAATTCAGTTTGTGGATGAGAATTTGGAATCTATAAGAGAATCAGCTGAAAATCCCTTGAGCAAGAATCTGTGGTGGAAGGAAGCAGATAAACCGTGGCAGACATTGGCACTTTGTATTGAGTTGAATCGAGCATATAATTACGTTGAACAAGGTAATAAAATAGAAGAGTTCAGGAGCCGGATGCCAGTTCATCAGGATGGATCGTGTAACGGTCTACAACATTATGCTGCATTAGGTGCAGATACAGCAGGTGGTGAAGCAGTCAATATTGTTCCCAATAAAGAAAACTTACTGCAAAGAGGAGACGTCTATAgttctgttcttcaaattgtGATAGAAAAGGTCCAAAAGGATCTCACAGGAGAAGGTAATAGTGATAGTAGCAATAGCAATTTTGAACTATCTTCAATAGCTATGCAGATTCTCAACAGAAAGTTGATTAAGCAGACTGTGATGACTACTGTTTATGGTGTAACTACATATGGTGGAGCTTCACAGATCTACCTCCGAATCAAGGACTTGATTCAGGAGCACGAAATTAAGCTCCACAACGATGAAAAAATTGATTTGGAATTCCTTGAGAAATTAAGAAGATACCGCCGGCCCCTTTCCTTGTATCTATCGAAGTACgttttgaattcaatttctgaGTTATTTAGTGGTGCCAGAATAATTCAAGATTGGTTGGTTGACAATTGCTTCAGGGCTATCAACTCATTTGATTTGGAAACTGTAGACTTTATCCGACACAAGAGTACAACCAATAATATACCATCATTCTCGAGCCATACTTCATTCAAGCCAATGATGTGGACCTCCCTCTCTGGATTTCCCATTGTGCAATTATACAAGCATAGCAAACTGGATGTGATTCCAACGTCTTTGCAACTGATATCCATTAACAAGCCACAAGAAATCGCTccaatcaacaagaaaaagcaGATGAATGCCATTGCACCAAACTTCATACACTCAATTGACTCCATTCATATGCTCATGACGTGTGTGGCGGCGAAGAAAGCCAATATCCCGTTTGTTTCAGTGCATGATTCGTTCTGGACATATCCAAACCACGTTGATGAGCTTTCCGTACTATTAAGAGAAGAATTCGTAAGACTCCATTCATCTAATATCGCAGAGAATCTACGTGAAGATTTGCTATACACAATGTCTAAGTCGTTCCAGTTGGTCTGGGTGTATAGAGCAGAGAATGCACAATTAGTTGATGAAATAAAGGAACTAAGAAAGACTTACGATATTTCTTCATATGGTGGAGGAACAAAGATAGATAAGATCCTTTATCATGAACTCAGGCAAATGACAAATGACAATTCAACTGGAGACAAACCTTTTAATCGTGAATCAACTCAAAGTGTCCAAAAAATCTTAGACAAGCATAATCCTACGTTATATTTTAGATCAAGGTATAACCCCAAACTCGTTCAACAGTACGATTCATCTTTGGAGCTGAAACTTACCAAAACATTTAACAGGAAAGAATTCACCCCTGTTCTAGTTCCAGTATCCATTTTGAATTGCCCACCAACAGGAGAACTCGATCTCTCTGAAGTAATGAAGAGCAGATATTTCTTCTCCTAA